The Dasypus novemcinctus isolate mDasNov1 chromosome 12, mDasNov1.1.hap2, whole genome shotgun sequence genome includes a window with the following:
- the LOC101429476 gene encoding olfactory receptor 6C2-like, with product MRNQTITTFILLGLTDNPQMKVLIFIFLFLTYILSLTGNLTIISLTFLDSNLKTAMYFFLQNFSFLEISFTSACIPRYLYNISTGDKTITYDGCAIQIFFTDLFAVTEFFLLATMSYDRYVAICKPLHYVTIMNKNVCRKLVLCCWTAGLLILLPPLSMGLNLEFCDSNIIDHFGCDVYPLLKISCSDTWLIEQMVIICAVLTFIMTLICVLLSYIYIVKTILQLPSAQQRKKAFSTCSSHMIVVSITYGSCIFIYVKPSSKDSVTVNKGVTVLTTSIAPMLNPFIYTLRNKQVKQAVKDSIKKIVLSLKKQ from the coding sequence ATGAGAAACCAAACAATAACAACATTTATCCTGTTGGGACTGACTGATAACCCACAAATGAAGgttcttattttcatctttctatttCTCACATACATATTGAGTTTAACTGGCAACCTGACAATCATCTCCCTCACTTTCTTGGATTCAAACCTTAAAACtgccatgtactttttccttcaaaatttctcctttttagaAATCTCTTTTACGTCTGCTTGTATACCCAGATACTTGTATAACATATCAACAGGTGACAAGACAATCACATATGATGGTTGTGCCATACAAATTTTTTTTACAGACCTCTTTGCTGTTACAGAATTTTTCCTCCTGGCCAccatgtcctatgaccgctatgtagcCATCTGCAAACCCCTACATTATGTGACCATCATGAACAAAAATGTCTGTCGAAAACTTGTCCTTTGTTGCTGGACAGCTGGATTGTTGATTCTACTCCCACCACTTAGCATGGGCCTAAATCTGGAATTCTGTGACTCCAATATCATTGACCATTTTGGCTGTGATGTATACCCCCTCCTAAAGATTTCATGCTCAGATACATGGCTCATAGAGCAGATGGTCATAATCTGTGCTGTGCTGACCTTTATCATGACCCTTATATGTGTACTTCTATCCTACATATACATCGTCAAGACCATTCTACAACTCCCTTCTGCCCAACAAAGGAAAAAGGCATTTTCTACCTGTTCTTCCCACATGATCGTGGTCTCCATCACCTATGGCAGCTGTATCTTCATCTATGTCAAACCTTCATCAAAGGATTCAGTGACTGTTAATAAGGGTGTGACAGTGTTAACTACGTCCATTGCTCCTATGCTGAACCCCTTCATTTACACCCTGAGGAACAAGCAAGTCAAACAAGCTGTCAAAGACTCAATCAAGAAAATTGTATTGTCATTAAAGAAACAGTGA